The proteins below are encoded in one region of Styela clava chromosome 4, kaStyClav1.hap1.2, whole genome shotgun sequence:
- the LOC144422154 gene encoding uncharacterized protein LOC144422154, translating into MNYAEAASTTPTPTSEETTAPTTRPRTLFLTTTKDLDFPRLFDILKTDSASRNYVDNITGLFEGRKGQWICTFAATDEPNSSCREQFMHDTKGEIRVSDGTITVSLPTEAPIRISIRGIPGETSYNKAVSTIERLQCGKVRNATRNWYRGTSIYNGYTSFFIENFKKDRLPDYLVIDGKSCKTYLPRELYVPTCGRCLKSGHNFTECESEPVCRYCKQPGHLLKECPSRRKEFPSISGSTWTLPRRRKQLSENPPHLEQPSNQNASQPATVSDLQNASQPGLISDLQSASQPGLNSDLQNATQPGQVSELQVNQNAVQPTLQTTKPDIPVDQMDLQPESTILGHTPHDNRIDPTSDVIEFSSSTDSTDLKEISNWSECEDVGSVISPLLTPPSQPQLKQTRQSSRLKQSSTIGNTPFHPPSKGNPYVRVMVHNIQPPDLTTSSVFSTTPDEISSAPANLEYNQSKSKTVDLPEPNLDNSDYANKRSREETSSDSSFSTTLEFRLVGKKKK; encoded by the coding sequence ATGAACTACGCCGAAGCCGCCTCAACAACGCCTACACCTACAAGCGAAGAAACGACTGCACCGACTACACGACCTCGCACTCTGTTCCTGACAACCACCAAAGACCTGGACTTCCCTCGACTGTTCGACATCCTGAAGACCGACTCAGCGTCCCGCAACTATGTCGACAACATCACGGGACTGTTCGAGGGAAGAAAAGGTCAGTGGATTTGTACTTTTGCCGCCACCGACGAACCCAACTCTAGCTGTCGCGAGCAATTTATGCACGACACAAAGGGTGAAATAAGAGTTTCAGACGGTACTATTACGGTTTCGCTGCCTACCGAAGCACCAATCCGAATATCCATTCGGGGGATACCGGGTGAAACTTCCTACAACAAGGCCGTGTCGACAATCGAACGACTGCAGTGCGGAAAAGTCCGGAATGCCACCAGAAACTGGTACAGAGGTACGTCCATTTATAACGGATACACTtccttttttattgaaaattttaaaaaggacaGGTTACCAGATTACTTGGTCATTGACGGGAAAAGCTGCAAAACTTACCTGCCCAGGGAATTATATGTGCCAACCTGTGGTAGGTGTTTGAAATCCGGTCACAACTTCACCGAATGCGAAAGCGAACCAGTCTGTCGCTACTGCAAACAACCGGGCCATCTTTTAAAAGAGTGTCCATCCAGAAGGAAAGAATTTCCATCAATTTCCGGCTCTACATGGACCCTTCCACGACGTAGAAAACAGCTATCAGAAAACCCACCTCATTTGGAACAACCAAGTAATCAAAATGCTTCACAACCTGCAACAGTATCGGATTTACAAAATGCCTCACAACCTGGACTAATTTCGGATTTACAAAGCGCTTCACAACCTGGACTAAATTCGGATTTACAAAATGCTACACAACCTGGACAGGTTTCGGAATTACAAGTCAACCAAAATGCCGTACAACCTACACTACAAACTACAAAACCGGATATACCAGTCGATCAAATGGATTTACAACCTGAATCGACCATTCTTGGACATACTCCGCATGACAACAGGATTGATCCAACCTCGGATGTAATCGAATTTTCTTCCTCCACCGATTCAACCGACTTAAAAGAAATTAGTAATTGGTCGGAGTGCGAGGATGTGGGAAGCGTTATAAGCCCTCTGTTAACACCGCCGAGTCAGCCGCAACTCAAACAAACAAGGCAATCGTCAAGACTAAAACAATCATCGACGATTGGAAACACCCCTTTTCATCCTCCATCGAAAGGCAACCCTTATGTAAGAGTGATGGTGCACAACATCCAGCCACCGGACTTAACAACATCTTCCGTTTTTTCTACTACACCTGATGAAATATCTTCCGCACCGGCTAATCTAGAATACAACCAATCAAAATCCAAAACCGTGGACTTACCTGAACCAAATCTCGACAATTCGGATTATGCTAATAAAAGAAGCCGTGAAGAAACGTCATCAGACTCGTCATTTTCGACCACTTTGGAATTTAGACTTGttggcaaaaagaaaaaatag